The Polaribacter tangerinus genome has a segment encoding these proteins:
- a CDS encoding citrate synthase, whose protein sequence is MSNIAKLQIGENSFEFPLTKGTENEVAIDIKSLRSATNGIVTIDPGFKNTGSCESAITFLDGEKGILRYRGYPIEQLAEKADFLEVAYALIFGDLPNTSQLEKFHSDIKSMAILDDDLKKILDAFPKTAHPMGVLSSLTSALTAFNPSSVNVDSEEEMYNAIVKIMAKFPIIVAWTMRKKQGLPLTYSTNSLGYVENIMKMMFQSPNEDYVVNPIIKDALDKLLILHADHEQNCSTSTVRIVGSSHAGLFASLSAGISALWGPLHGGANQAVLEMLEAIKEDGGDTKKYMAKAKDKNDPFRLMGFGHRVYKNFDPRAKIIKKAADEVLNSLGVTDPILEVAKGLEQEALNDPYFVDRKLYPNVDFYSGIIYRAMGIPVEMFTVMFAMGRLPGWIAQWREMRLKKEPIGRPRQIYTGKTERDFINIEKR, encoded by the coding sequence ATGTCAAATATAGCAAAATTACAAATTGGAGAAAATTCTTTTGAATTTCCTCTTACTAAAGGAACAGAAAATGAAGTTGCCATAGATATTAAGTCTTTAAGATCGGCAACAAATGGAATTGTAACGATTGATCCTGGATTTAAAAATACAGGTTCCTGCGAAAGTGCTATTACATTTTTAGATGGTGAAAAAGGGATATTAAGATACCGAGGGTATCCAATTGAGCAATTAGCAGAAAAAGCAGATTTTTTAGAAGTTGCTTATGCTTTAATCTTTGGGGATTTACCAAACACAAGTCAATTAGAAAAATTCCATTCAGATATTAAGTCGATGGCTATTTTAGATGATGATCTAAAGAAAATTTTAGATGCATTTCCAAAAACAGCTCATCCGATGGGAGTGTTATCTTCATTAACAAGTGCATTAACAGCGTTTAACCCGTCATCTGTAAATGTAGATTCTGAAGAAGAAATGTATAATGCCATAGTTAAAATAATGGCAAAATTTCCAATAATAGTTGCATGGACAATGCGTAAAAAGCAAGGATTGCCTTTAACTTACAGCACAAATTCTTTGGGGTATGTAGAAAACATTATGAAAATGATGTTTCAAAGTCCGAATGAAGATTACGTTGTAAACCCTATTATTAAAGATGCTCTAGACAAACTTTTAATTTTACATGCAGATCACGAGCAAAATTGTTCTACATCTACTGTAAGAATTGTGGGTTCATCTCATGCTGGTTTATTTGCTTCATTATCTGCAGGAATATCAGCTCTTTGGGGTCCACTTCACGGAGGCGCAAACCAAGCAGTTTTAGAAATGCTTGAGGCTATTAAAGAAGATGGTGGAGATACCAAAAAATATATGGCGAAAGCTAAAGATAAAAACGATCCTTTTAGGTTGATGGGCTTTGGACATAGAGTTTACAAAAACTTCGATCCAAGAGCAAAAATTATTAAAAAAGCTGCAGATGAAGTTTTAAATAGTTTGGGAGTTACCGATCCTATTTTAGAGGTGGCAAAAGGTTTAGAGCAAGAGGCATTAAATGACCCTTATTTTGTAGATAGAAAATTATATCCAAACGTAGATTTTTATTCAGGAATTATATACAGAGCAATGGGTATTCCTGTAGAAATGTTTACTGTAATGTTTGCAATGGGACGTTTACCAGGATGGATTGCTCAATGGAGAGAAATGAGATTGAAAAAAGAACCAATCGGACGTCCGCGTCAAATATATACAGGAAAAACAGAAAGAGATTTTATCAATATTGAGAAAAGATAA
- a CDS encoding dimethylarginine dimethylaminohydrolase family protein, which produces MLKLNITNETSRLKAVILGTAKSNGPTPKVEDCYDPKSIQHVQAGTYPKESDMILEMEAVANVFEKYDVTVFRPKVIENYNQIFSRDIAFVIDDVFVKANILPDREKEIIAISHVISEINPLKIVKLPADCHVEGGDVMPWYDYIFVGTYSGDDYSDYITARTNRKAVKALQDLFPNKIVKPFELRKSNTDPKENALHLDCCFQPIGKDKAIIHKNGFLIEEEYEWLVTFFGKENIFEIDKEEMYHMNSNVFSISENVIISEKNFTRLNSWLRKKGFIVEEVPYSEIAKQEGLLRCSTMPLIRH; this is translated from the coding sequence ATGCTAAAGTTAAATATTACCAACGAAACCTCTAGATTGAAGGCTGTTATTTTGGGAACAGCAAAAAGTAATGGCCCTACGCCAAAAGTTGAAGATTGTTACGACCCTAAAAGTATACAACATGTGCAAGCAGGAACTTATCCTAAAGAGTCGGATATGATACTAGAAATGGAGGCAGTAGCCAACGTTTTTGAAAAGTATGATGTAACAGTATTTAGACCTAAGGTAATTGAGAATTATAATCAAATTTTTTCTAGAGATATTGCATTTGTAATTGATGATGTGTTTGTAAAGGCAAATATTTTACCAGACAGAGAAAAAGAAATAATAGCTATTAGTCACGTAATATCTGAAATTAATCCCTTAAAAATAGTAAAATTACCTGCTGACTGTCATGTAGAAGGTGGTGATGTTATGCCATGGTACGATTATATATTTGTGGGTACTTATTCTGGAGATGATTATTCTGATTATATTACCGCTAGAACTAACAGAAAAGCGGTAAAAGCACTACAAGATTTATTTCCTAATAAAATAGTGAAGCCATTTGAGTTGAGAAAATCAAATACAGACCCGAAAGAAAATGCTCTTCATTTAGATTGTTGTTTTCAACCTATTGGAAAAGATAAAGCAATAATTCATAAAAATGGATTTTTAATTGAAGAAGAGTATGAGTGGTTAGTTACTTTTTTTGGTAAAGAAAATATTTTTGAGATTGATAAAGAAGAAATGTACCATATGAATAGTAATGTTTTTTCTATTTCAGAAAATGTTATTATATCAGAAAAGAACTTTACACGATTAAATAGTTGGTTAAGAAAAAAAGGTTTTATTGTAGAAGAAGTTCCTTACTCAGAAATTGCTAAACAAGAAGGTTTGTTAAGATGTTCTACCATGCCATTAATTAGACACTAA
- a CDS encoding fasciclin domain-containing protein: MKLVTKFFIGLLLIGGFYSCNNDNDDVIEPNTIVNVAVNNNLSSLVAAVTRADLVNTLNSPGPFTVLAPTNRAFTEFLSDNNFASVDDVPKELLTQILLNHVIDGSLLASGLSTGYATTKATSAASNTPLSLHVNTDNGVVFNGISKVITENIIADNGIVHVIDKVIGLPTVVTFATADSNFSSLVAALTRETNYTYVNTLSTANGTSPAPFTVFAPTNSAFASLLEELSLNNLSDVPTATLTSTLNTHVVAGKNVLENELTNNLQINTLGGNLTVNIASSGATLTDSKSRVSKIEVTNIQANNGVIHQIDTVVLE, translated from the coding sequence ATGAAACTAGTTACGAAATTTTTTATAGGACTGTTACTAATTGGCGGTTTCTATTCTTGCAACAACGATAATGATGATGTTATCGAACCAAATACCATTGTAAATGTAGCTGTAAACAATAACCTTAGTTCTTTGGTTGCTGCAGTTACAAGAGCCGATTTAGTAAACACTCTAAATAGTCCTGGACCATTTACAGTATTAGCTCCAACAAATCGTGCATTTACAGAGTTTTTAAGTGATAATAATTTTGCATCTGTTGATGATGTTCCAAAAGAACTATTAACCCAAATTCTACTAAATCATGTAATAGATGGCAGCTTATTGGCTTCGGGTTTATCTACAGGTTATGCTACTACAAAAGCAACTAGCGCAGCTTCAAATACTCCATTATCTTTGCATGTAAACACCGACAATGGAGTTGTGTTTAACGGAATTTCTAAAGTTATCACTGAAAACATAATTGCAGACAATGGCATAGTTCACGTAATAGATAAAGTAATAGGTTTGCCAACTGTGGTAACATTTGCTACTGCAGATTCAAACTTTTCATCTCTAGTTGCTGCATTAACAAGAGAAACAAACTACACATATGTAAACACGTTATCTACAGCCAATGGTACTTCTCCAGCGCCATTTACAGTTTTTGCACCAACAAATAGCGCTTTTGCTTCTTTGTTAGAAGAATTGAGTCTTAATAATTTATCGGACGTTCCTACAGCAACCTTAACAAGCACTTTAAATACTCATGTAGTGGCTGGGAAAAATGTTTTAGAAAACGAGTTAACAAACAATTTACAAATTAATACTCTTGGTGGTAACCTTACTGTAAACATAGCCTCTAGTGGCGCTACACTTACAGACTCAAAAAGTAGAGTTAGTAAAATTGAAGTTACAAATATTCAGGCTAATAACGGTGTAATTCATCAAATTGATACCGTTGTACTAGAATAA
- the ctlX gene encoding citrulline utilization hydrolase CtlX, whose translation MNQTTNTILMIRPVSFRKNEQTAVNNFFQEDIDLKNAEINKKAQEEFDAYVFKLKSFGIQVIVVSDTTDSDTPDSVFPNNWISFHENGTVVLYPMFAENRRSERREDILDILEENNFVIEDIVDYTSAEEENIFLEGTGSIILDRVNRKAYCALSDRADEELFIEFCEDFEYTPVVFVANQTVNNKRVPIYHTNVMMCIAETFVVICLDAIDDKKERKNVLKHLKEDGKKLIEISEAQMHQFAGNMLQVKGSNNELYLIMSKAAHDSLTQSQLTKIGNQCKIISSSLETIETCGGGSARCMMAEVFLPTR comes from the coding sequence ATGAATCAAACTACCAATACCATACTAATGATTCGTCCTGTAAGTTTCAGGAAGAACGAACAAACAGCAGTTAATAATTTTTTTCAGGAAGATATTGATTTAAAAAATGCAGAGATTAACAAAAAGGCTCAGGAGGAATTTGATGCTTACGTTTTTAAATTAAAAAGTTTTGGTATTCAAGTTATTGTTGTTTCAGATACTACAGACTCAGACACTCCTGATTCAGTTTTTCCCAATAATTGGATATCTTTTCATGAGAACGGAACAGTGGTTTTATATCCAATGTTTGCAGAAAATAGACGTTCAGAACGTAGGGAAGATATTTTAGACATATTAGAAGAAAATAATTTTGTAATAGAAGATATAGTAGATTATACATCTGCAGAAGAGGAAAATATTTTTTTAGAGGGTACAGGTAGTATTATTTTAGATAGAGTAAACAGAAAAGCATATTGTGCATTATCTGACAGAGCCGATGAAGAGCTATTTATAGAATTTTGCGAAGATTTCGAGTATACACCAGTAGTTTTTGTTGCAAACCAAACTGTAAACAATAAACGAGTACCAATATACCATACGAATGTTATGATGTGTATAGCCGAAACATTTGTAGTTATTTGTTTAGATGCTATTGATGATAAAAAAGAGCGTAAAAATGTTTTAAAGCATTTAAAAGAAGATGGAAAAAAGCTAATAGAAATATCGGAAGCTCAAATGCATCAATTTGCTGGAAATATGCTTCAAGTTAAAGGTAGCAACAATGAACTTTATCTAATTATGAGTAAGGCTGCACATGATAGTTTAACCCAAAGTCAGCTTACCAAAATAGGTAATCAATGTAAAATTATTTCTAGTTCACTAGAAACCATAGAAACTTGTGGTGGTGGAAGCGCGCGTTGTATGATGGCAGAAGTGTTTTTACCTACGAGATAA
- the pafA gene encoding alkaline phosphatase PafA, whose protein sequence is MNKKLLFLLIASILLSNCNKQQQKNKKPTLVIGIVIDQMRYDYLTRYSDRFGNDGFNRILKNGFSLKNAHYNYIPTYTAVGHTSIFTGTTPSNHGIISNNWYDKFLKESIYCVDDNRYETVGNNSDVGKKSPHRLYTTTVSDQLHLAQNMQGKAIGIAIKDRSAILPVGHTANAAYWYDGGDNNKWVTSSFYMDTLPKWVTDFNENNKANDYLNETWNTLYPIETYTKSRADNNIFENNLKGQETPTFPKNLKELRTKNGNFSLIKTVPAGNTLTADFAKAAIIGENLGKNETTDFLTVSFSSTDYVGHRYGVAAVETEDTYLRLDKDLANFFQFLDTQVGAEKYTLFLTADHAAVHVPAYLQSLKIPAHYMSTKDFRDFILGITKKYFNSTELIENVSNYQIFLDKEKIHKLGLDVNVVAEKLADEVVNFEKIYKAVSAKTLQASQFSEGIMSSLQKGYNQKFSGDVLMIPYPATLISSRKGTSHGSGYSYDTHVPIIFYGNGIKQGSSSKKYDITDIAPTISTLLNIEFPNGTTGKVIEDVLK, encoded by the coding sequence ATGAACAAGAAACTCCTATTTTTACTAATCGCCTCAATACTGCTTAGTAATTGTAATAAACAGCAACAAAAAAACAAAAAACCTACCCTTGTTATTGGTATAGTTATAGACCAAATGCGTTACGATTATCTTACTCGCTATTCAGACAGATTTGGCAATGATGGTTTTAATAGAATTTTAAAAAATGGCTTTTCATTAAAAAATGCTCATTACAACTATATTCCTACTTATACAGCCGTTGGACATACTTCAATTTTTACAGGAACAACACCAAGCAATCATGGCATAATATCAAATAATTGGTACGATAAGTTTCTTAAAGAAAGCATTTACTGTGTAGATGATAATAGATACGAAACAGTTGGTAATAATAGCGATGTAGGTAAAAAATCGCCACATAGATTGTATACAACTACGGTTTCTGACCAACTACATTTAGCTCAAAATATGCAAGGAAAAGCCATAGGAATTGCTATAAAAGATAGATCTGCTATTTTACCTGTCGGCCATACTGCAAATGCAGCTTACTGGTACGATGGTGGCGATAATAATAAATGGGTAACTAGTTCTTTTTACATGGATACGCTACCAAAATGGGTAACAGATTTTAACGAAAACAACAAGGCAAACGATTATTTAAATGAAACATGGAATACTCTTTATCCCATCGAAACGTATACAAAAAGTAGGGCTGACAACAATATTTTTGAAAATAATTTAAAAGGGCAAGAAACCCCAACTTTTCCAAAAAATTTAAAAGAACTCCGAACTAAAAATGGCAATTTTAGCCTTATTAAAACAGTACCTGCAGGAAATACATTAACGGCAGATTTTGCTAAAGCTGCTATTATTGGAGAAAATTTAGGAAAAAATGAAACAACCGATTTTTTAACGGTTAGCTTTTCTTCTACAGATTATGTGGGACATAGATATGGGGTTGCTGCAGTAGAAACCGAAGACACTTACCTAAGATTAGATAAAGATTTAGCAAACTTTTTTCAGTTTTTAGATACCCAAGTTGGTGCAGAAAAATATACATTATTTTTAACAGCAGATCATGCTGCTGTTCATGTACCTGCCTATTTGCAATCTCTAAAAATTCCTGCACATTATATGAGTACAAAAGATTTTAGAGATTTCATTTTAGGAATCACAAAAAAATATTTTAACTCAACAGAATTAATAGAAAATGTTTCGAACTATCAAATATTTTTAGATAAAGAAAAGATTCATAAACTCGGTTTAGACGTAAATGTGGTTGCGGAAAAATTAGCAGATGAAGTAGTAAATTTTGAAAAAATTTATAAAGCAGTATCGGCAAAAACATTACAGGCTTCTCAATTTTCTGAAGGTATTATGAGTTCTTTACAAAAGGGGTACAATCAAAAATTTTCTGGTGATGTATTGATGATTCCATACCCTGCCACGCTAATTAGTAGCAGAAAAGGAACAAGCCATGGTTCTGGCTATTCGTATGATACTCATGTTCCAATCATTTTTTACGGAAATGGAATTAAACAAGGAAGTTCTTCTAAAAAGTATGATATTACAGATATTGCACCAACTATTAGTACACTTTTAAATATAGAGTTTCCAAACGGAACTACTGGTAAAGTAATTGAGGATGTATTAAAATAA
- a CDS encoding MlaE family ABC transporter permease, which translates to MMYLEHIGKYFMMLGRVFKKPQKSRIFYQALLREIEDLGLKSIGIIMFISFFIGGVIALQTALNLESPFIPDSLIGFAAKRSIILEFAPTFCCIILAGKVGSYITSSIGTMRVTEQIDALEVMGINSLNYLILPKIIATLFFYPFLIILAMMLGIFGGWIAGVLSGLFTGADYIVGIQTEFKPFLIVYAIVKTLVFSFLIATVPSYHGYYVKGGSLAVGRASTQAVVWTTILIVISNYILTQLLLT; encoded by the coding sequence ATGATGTATTTGGAGCACATTGGAAAGTATTTTATGATGTTAGGGCGTGTTTTTAAAAAACCTCAAAAAAGTCGTATTTTTTATCAAGCCCTATTAAGAGAAATAGAAGATTTAGGTCTAAAATCTATTGGTATAATTATGTTTATTTCTTTTTTTATAGGAGGTGTTATTGCCTTGCAAACAGCATTAAACTTAGAGAGCCCTTTTATACCAGACTCGTTAATTGGTTTTGCTGCAAAACGCTCAATAATATTAGAGTTTGCACCTACTTTTTGTTGTATTATACTTGCGGGTAAAGTAGGCTCTTACATTACCTCTAGCATCGGAACAATGAGAGTTACAGAGCAAATTGATGCCCTAGAGGTTATGGGTATTAATTCATTAAATTACCTCATATTACCAAAAATAATTGCGACCTTATTTTTTTATCCTTTTTTAATCATTCTTGCCATGATGTTAGGAATTTTTGGAGGTTGGATTGCAGGCGTTTTGTCTGGTTTATTTACTGGGGCAGATTATATAGTAGGAATTCAAACAGAGTTTAAGCCTTTTTTAATTGTGTATGCAATTGTAAAAACATTGGTTTTTTCTTTTTTAATAGCAACCGTTCCTTCCTATCATGGGTATTATGTTAAAGGAGGTTCTTTAGCAGTAGGTAGAGCTAGTACGCAAGCAGTAGTTTGGACAACTATTTTAATAGTAATTTCTAATTATATATTAACTCAATTACTACTTACATAA
- a CDS encoding ABC transporter ATP-binding protein has translation MIEVKNLHKGFGGVEVLKGINTTFYPGKTNLIIGQSGSGKTVFLKSLVGLHIPEKGEIAFDGRINSKFTASEKQQWRQEIGMVFQGSALFDSQTVEENVMFPLKMFTNKSYEEMLERVNIVLHRVNLVNANFKLPSELSGGMQKRVAIARAIVMNPKYLFCDEPNSGLDPQTAIVIDNLIQEITAEYKITTVINTHDMNSVMEIGEKIVFLDKGLKAWEGSSDEIFKTENESVISFVYSSNLLKKVRENYLNETK, from the coding sequence ATGATAGAGGTAAAAAATTTACATAAAGGTTTTGGTGGTGTAGAGGTATTAAAAGGTATTAATACAACTTTTTATCCAGGTAAAACAAACTTAATTATAGGGCAAAGTGGGTCTGGGAAAACAGTATTTTTAAAATCGCTGGTTGGGTTACATATTCCTGAAAAGGGAGAAATTGCTTTTGATGGTCGTATTAATTCAAAATTTACGGCATCAGAAAAGCAGCAATGGCGTCAAGAAATTGGTATGGTTTTTCAAGGAAGTGCCTTGTTTGACTCTCAAACGGTAGAGGAAAATGTAATGTTTCCTTTAAAAATGTTTACCAATAAATCTTATGAAGAAATGTTGGAAAGGGTAAATATAGTTTTACATAGAGTTAATTTAGTAAATGCCAATTTTAAATTGCCCTCTGAACTTTCTGGTGGAATGCAAAAAAGAGTAGCCATTGCCCGCGCCATTGTTATGAATCCTAAATATCTTTTTTGTGATGAGCCCAATTCTGGTTTAGATCCGCAAACAGCTATAGTAATCGATAATTTAATTCAAGAAATAACTGCAGAATACAAAATTACTACGGTAATAAATACCCATGATATGAATTCTGTAATGGAAATTGGAGAAAAAATAGTTTTTTTAGACAAAGGTTTAAAAGCATGGGAGGGAAGTAGTGATGAAATTTTTAAAACTGAAAATGAGTCAGTTATAAGCTTTGTATATTCCTCTAATTTACTTAAAAAAGTTCGTGAGAATTATTTAAACGAAACTAAATAA
- a CDS encoding CIA30 family protein, which yields MVDDTVMGGISKGSVKTNKSGFVEFYGHTSLENNGGFSSVRLTDLSIMVENYNFLVVKLKGTPSTYQLRIKEDKTTNYSYISLFTTNGSWQTIQIPIFKMYPVYRGKRLKMTNFNGLKIEEIAFLIGNKKEEDFKLEIDSICLSN from the coding sequence ATTGTTGATGATACAGTGATGGGAGGAATCTCTAAAGGAAGTGTTAAGACAAATAAAAGTGGATTTGTAGAGTTTTACGGACATACTTCACTTGAAAATAATGGTGGTTTTTCTTCAGTTCGCCTCACAGATTTAAGTATAATGGTAGAAAATTATAACTTTTTAGTTGTAAAACTTAAAGGAACCCCAAGTACTTATCAGCTTCGTATAAAAGAAGATAAAACAACTAATTACTCCTATATTTCTTTATTTACAACCAACGGAAGTTGGCAAACCATACAAATACCTATTTTTAAAATGTACCCAGTTTACAGAGGTAAGAGGTTAAAAATGACAAATTTTAATGGACTAAAAATTGAAGAAATTGCTTTTTTAATTGGAAATAAAAAAGAAGAAGATTTTAAATTAGAAATCGATAGTATTTGTTTGAGTAACTAA
- a CDS encoding DUF389 domain-containing protein: MKENIDKNNVTPIDEAAKKNMQEDAKGLFENLKIFLIELFDFRDDTDHEATIEAIKADIPFKGATAWILIFAVFVASIGLNANSTAVVIGAMLISPLMGPILGIGMSFALNDFVTFKKSLTNLGTMIVLSLFASFLFFYFFPVSEDKAELSELLGRVRPDIRDVLIAFFGGLALMVARTKKGTIASVIFGVAIATALMPPLCTAGYSLANGNFKFFWGAMYLFTINTIFIALATFLVLKLLRFPMHKYANAARRKRYSTIATIVGFAVMIPAIITFVGVLQENQVKNQVNNFINNEIKTIKNFQLIDDSYSFTDKVINLNFFNEVTDGEENILKNQLRNNANYDKIKDFQINIKGSDTKSFALITTAYKEKREELQESKNIIAGLQKQIAELEETISTLNNRIEQDALDKNQKVIAFSRIAKDAKIRYIDIEAIGFANVLSSKDFIKIDTVPVATIKWNRRLSDSIVSFREKELRTWLQKEMLLDTLFIKREK; the protein is encoded by the coding sequence ATGAAAGAAAATATTGATAAAAATAATGTAACACCCATAGATGAGGCTGCAAAGAAGAATATGCAGGAAGATGCTAAAGGCCTTTTTGAAAATCTAAAGATTTTTTTAATTGAACTTTTCGATTTTAGAGACGATACCGACCATGAAGCTACTATCGAAGCCATAAAGGCAGATATTCCTTTTAAAGGAGCAACTGCTTGGATTCTTATCTTTGCTGTTTTTGTAGCATCTATAGGTTTAAATGCAAATAGTACTGCTGTAGTAATTGGAGCCATGTTAATTTCTCCATTAATGGGACCAATTTTGGGAATAGGTATGTCTTTTGCTCTAAACGATTTTGTAACATTTAAAAAATCTCTTACAAATTTAGGAACTATGATAGTACTGAGTTTGTTTGCGTCTTTTTTATTCTTTTACTTCTTTCCTGTAAGTGAAGACAAAGCAGAACTTTCGGAGTTACTTGGTAGGGTAAGACCAGATATTAGAGATGTTTTAATTGCATTTTTTGGTGGTTTGGCATTAATGGTTGCAAGAACTAAGAAAGGTACAATTGCCTCGGTAATTTTTGGTGTGGCAATTGCCACTGCTTTAATGCCACCTCTATGTACAGCTGGGTATAGTCTGGCAAACGGAAACTTTAAATTCTTTTGGGGAGCAATGTACTTGTTTACCATCAATACTATTTTTATTGCATTAGCAACATTTTTAGTATTAAAGTTACTTCGTTTTCCAATGCATAAATATGCAAATGCTGCCAGAAGAAAAAGGTATTCTACTATTGCAACCATTGTTGGTTTTGCAGTTATGATACCTGCAATTATTACGTTTGTAGGAGTTTTACAAGAAAATCAAGTTAAAAATCAAGTTAACAATTTTATCAATAATGAGATTAAAACAATAAAAAACTTTCAGCTCATAGACGACTCTTACAGTTTTACTGATAAAGTAATTAATTTGAACTTTTTTAATGAGGTAACAGATGGTGAGGAAAATATTCTTAAAAATCAGTTAAGAAATAATGCGAATTATGATAAAATTAAAGACTTTCAAATAAATATTAAAGGAAGTGATACCAAAAGTTTTGCTTTAATAACCACTGCATATAAAGAAAAAAGAGAAGAACTTCAAGAGAGTAAAAACATTATTGCTGGTTTACAAAAGCAGATTGCCGAGTTAGAAGAAACAATTTCTACATTAAACAATAGAATTGAGCAAGATGCATTAGATAAAAATCAAAAGGTCATAGCTTTTAGTAGAATTGCTAAAGATGCTAAAATTAGATATATAGATATCGAGGCGATTGGTTTTGCAAATGTTTTGTCTTCTAAAGATTTTATAAAAATTGATACAGTACCTGTGGCAACAATAAAATGGAATAGAAGGCTTTCAGATAGTATCGTATCTTTTAGAGAAAAGGAATTAAGAACTTGGCTTCAAAAAGAAATGTTGTTAGACACACTTTTTATTAAACGTGAAAAATAA
- a CDS encoding SprT-like domain-containing protein: protein MSYQDFVPKKAIPYVEFLIQQHNFTLKIVNQRQTKHGDFRSLPDGRFQITVNNNLNKFQFLLTLVHEIAHHVTHQKFGKVQPHGKEWKAVFQHLMLPFLNPDIYPNAILPYLANYLKNPKASTDSDAKLALALKGNAAESGKAFIFNIPLGGLFIFKNTLYKRGNKRRTRFECLELSSKKVYLFNQNVEVIPHQ from the coding sequence TTGAGCTACCAAGATTTTGTACCAAAAAAGGCTATTCCGTATGTTGAGTTTTTAATTCAGCAACATAATTTTACATTAAAAATTGTTAACCAACGACAAACAAAACATGGCGATTTTAGAAGTCTACCAGATGGTCGTTTTCAGATTACGGTAAATAATAATCTTAATAAATTTCAGTTTTTACTTACTCTCGTTCATGAAATTGCTCATCATGTAACACACCAAAAATTCGGAAAAGTACAGCCACATGGTAAAGAATGGAAAGCTGTTTTTCAGCATTTAATGCTTCCTTTTCTAAATCCTGATATTTACCCAAATGCTATATTGCCTTATTTAGCAAACTACTTAAAAAACCCTAAAGCAAGCACAGACTCTGATGCTAAATTGGCATTGGCTCTAAAAGGAAATGCTGCCGAAAGCGGCAAAGCCTTTATTTTTAACATTCCGTTAGGAGGCTTATTTATTTTTAAAAACACACTTTACAAAAGAGGTAATAAAAGAAGAACTCGATTTGAGTGCTTAGAATTGTCGTCTAAAAAAGTATATTTATTTAATCAGAATGTAGAGGTAATACCTCATCAATAA
- a CDS encoding SDR family NAD(P)-dependent oxidoreductase: protein MKNVVITGTSRGIGFELAQLFANNNCNVLAISRNTEPLDKINHQNITALPIDISNDTDLKKISTFIENNWTKVDILVNNAGKLVNKPFTEISSSDFLDVYKVNVFAVAEITKKLIPFLQKGSHVVTISSMGGIQGSMKFPGLAAYSSAKGAVITLSELLAEEYKEQQIAFNVLALGAVQTEMLEEAFPGYIAPLTAIEMADYIYNFSLTGNKFYNGKVLQVSSSTP from the coding sequence ATGAAAAACGTTGTAATTACAGGAACTAGTAGAGGAATAGGCTTTGAATTGGCACAACTATTTGCAAATAATAATTGCAATGTTTTGGCTATTTCAAGAAATACGGAACCACTTGATAAAATTAATCATCAAAATATTACTGCTTTACCTATTGATATTTCTAACGATACTGATTTAAAAAAAATAAGTACATTTATAGAAAATAACTGGACAAAAGTAGACATATTAGTAAACAATGCAGGTAAACTGGTAAATAAACCTTTTACAGAAATATCATCTTCAGATTTCTTAGACGTTTATAAAGTAAATGTTTTTGCGGTGGCAGAAATTACTAAAAAACTAATTCCGTTTCTTCAAAAAGGAAGTCATGTAGTTACAATAAGCTCTATGGGAGGCATACAAGGAAGCATGAAATTTCCTGGTCTTGCTGCTTACTCATCTGCAAAAGGAGCTGTTATAACTTTGTCGGAGTTATTGGCAGAAGAATACAAAGAACAACAAATTGCTTTTAATGTACTAGCATTAGGGGCTGTTCAAACAGAAATGTTAGAAGAGGCTTTTCCTGGGTATATTGCGCCACTTACTGCAATAGAAATGGCAGACTACATTTATAATTTTTCACTTACAGGAAATAAATTTTATAATGGTAAAGTATTGCAAGTTTCTAGTTCTACTCCATAA